In Arsenicicoccus sp. oral taxon 190, the following are encoded in one genomic region:
- a CDS encoding glycosyltransferase family 2 protein produces the protein MNENVWLVVPLYNEAAVIGDVVEHARRTFPNIVCVDDGSKDASARRALEAGARLVQHPVNMGQGAALQTGFEFALSDPRMDYVVTFDADGQHQIEDVLAMLDRIRRDDLDVIFGSRFLDERTRPSLLKRLILKLAVAYTNLSTGTRLTDAHNGLRVLARPVLERLDIRQNRMAHASEIVAQIGAMSLGGRPVRYGEEPVHILYTDYSMAKGQSMWNSVNILVELMFK, from the coding sequence GTGAACGAGAACGTCTGGCTGGTCGTGCCGCTCTACAACGAGGCCGCCGTCATCGGCGACGTCGTCGAGCACGCCCGCCGGACCTTCCCCAACATCGTGTGCGTCGACGACGGGTCCAAGGATGCGTCGGCCCGCCGGGCCCTGGAGGCGGGTGCCCGCCTGGTGCAGCACCCGGTCAACATGGGCCAGGGCGCGGCGCTGCAGACCGGCTTCGAGTTCGCCCTCAGCGACCCCCGCATGGACTATGTCGTGACCTTCGACGCGGACGGGCAGCACCAGATCGAGGACGTGCTGGCGATGCTGGACCGCATCCGCCGCGACGACCTCGACGTGATCTTCGGGTCGCGCTTCCTGGACGAGCGGACCCGGCCGAGCCTGCTCAAGCGGCTGATCCTCAAGCTCGCGGTCGCCTACACCAACCTGTCCACCGGCACCCGGCTCACCGACGCCCACAACGGGCTGCGCGTGCTCGCCCGACCCGTGCTCGAGCGGCTCGACATCCGGCAGAACCGCATGGCCCACGCCTCGGAGATCGTCGCCCAGATCGGCGCGATGTCGCTGGGCGGTCGGCCGGTCCGCTACGGCGAGGAGCCGGTGCACATCCTCTACACCGACTACTCCATGGCCAAGGGCCAGTCGATGTGGAACTCCGTCAACATCCTCGTGGAGCTGATGTTCAAGTGA
- a CDS encoding DUF2304 domain-containing protein — MKALIQLALSLAVLVVVLRLVTARGARTQAIRRLGLMAFAAFAVFSILYPRVWTWVARQVGVGRGTDLVLYVLVIGFLGYMVSTQLRFRELEVRLTRLSRRIALDEALQRHPEVASGGSRQPDATVMRPEDDPDDADPEAAR, encoded by the coding sequence GTGAAGGCGCTGATCCAGCTCGCCCTGAGCCTCGCCGTCCTCGTGGTGGTGCTGCGGCTCGTCACGGCCCGCGGCGCCCGCACCCAGGCGATCCGCCGGCTCGGGCTGATGGCCTTCGCGGCGTTCGCGGTGTTCTCGATCCTCTACCCGCGGGTGTGGACCTGGGTCGCGCGACAGGTCGGCGTCGGCCGCGGTACCGACCTCGTCCTCTACGTCCTCGTGATCGGCTTCCTCGGCTACATGGTGAGCACGCAGCTGCGCTTCCGAGAGCTTGAGGTCCGCCTCACCCGGCTGTCGCGCCGGATCGCCCTCGACGAGGCGCTGCAGCGACACCCGGAGGTGGCCTCCGGCGGCAGCAGACAACCCGACGCTACGGTGATGCGTCCAGAGGACGACCCCGACGACGCCGACCCAGAGGCTGCCCGCTGA
- a CDS encoding LCP family protein produces MTPDERDRRHHPRPDDEAHDTESYVIDTRRRRGRVSSPRSPLGGASRMTGGRRRDEPQDQWDDRDDRYPRDDRYDRGGALEQRLTAPPSGGGAAYEQDARDRSPSGTRQMPTRPAGGPPPRGPVPGGARPVRPTRRVHRVRRTVALVLLLVVLWLVFLVVTPFHAWQSVSTVDASPAGDRPAQVSGRNYLLVGSDSRAGLSAEQQKQLSTGDDAGQRTDSIMLVHVSDNGQKSALISLPRDSYVPIPGHNKNKINAAYSIGGPKLLVQTVERATGVRVDGYVEIGFGGFANVVDSLGGVTVNVPFDMNDEKAGINLKKGEQVLDGPQALGFVRSRYTDPEGDLGRAKRQRQFLGAIMHKAASPATVLLPWRYWGFTHAAAEGVKLGDGTSLMDVTRILQAMRASSSGDGLSLVVPISNPNYHTAAGDAVKWDSAKASALFDKVKNDQPLQ; encoded by the coding sequence ATGACGCCCGACGAGCGCGACCGGCGCCACCACCCCCGCCCCGACGACGAGGCCCACGACACCGAGTCCTACGTCATCGACACCCGGCGGCGACGTGGCCGGGTCAGCTCGCCGCGCAGCCCGCTGGGAGGCGCGAGCCGTATGACGGGTGGTCGCCGCCGGGACGAGCCGCAGGACCAGTGGGACGACCGTGACGACCGGTACCCCCGTGACGACCGGTACGACCGGGGCGGCGCGCTGGAGCAGCGGCTGACGGCGCCCCCGTCCGGCGGGGGCGCGGCATACGAGCAGGACGCCCGGGACCGCTCCCCGTCGGGGACGCGGCAGATGCCGACCCGACCGGCCGGTGGGCCACCGCCGCGCGGCCCGGTGCCGGGGGGCGCTCGGCCGGTCCGGCCGACGCGTCGGGTGCACCGGGTGCGACGGACCGTGGCGCTCGTGCTCCTGCTGGTCGTGCTGTGGCTGGTCTTCCTGGTGGTCACGCCCTTCCACGCGTGGCAGTCCGTGTCCACGGTGGACGCGAGCCCGGCGGGCGACCGCCCCGCGCAGGTGAGCGGGCGCAACTACCTGCTGGTCGGCTCCGACTCCCGCGCCGGGTTGTCCGCGGAGCAGCAGAAGCAGCTGTCCACGGGTGACGACGCGGGCCAGCGCACCGACTCGATCATGCTGGTGCACGTCTCGGACAACGGCCAGAAGTCGGCGCTGATCTCGCTGCCGCGCGACTCCTACGTCCCGATCCCGGGGCACAACAAGAACAAGATCAACGCCGCCTACTCCATCGGCGGGCCCAAGCTGCTGGTCCAGACCGTGGAGCGGGCCACCGGGGTGCGGGTGGACGGCTACGTGGAGATCGGCTTCGGCGGCTTCGCCAACGTCGTGGACTCCCTCGGCGGGGTGACGGTCAACGTGCCCTTCGACATGAACGACGAGAAGGCCGGCATCAACCTCAAGAAGGGCGAGCAGGTCCTCGACGGACCGCAGGCGCTTGGGTTCGTCCGCTCCCGCTACACCGACCCCGAGGGCGACCTCGGGCGCGCCAAGCGGCAGCGGCAGTTCCTCGGCGCGATCATGCACAAGGCAGCCAGCCCGGCGACGGTGCTGCTGCCGTGGCGCTACTGGGGCTTCACGCACGCGGCGGCCGAGGGCGTCAAGCTCGGCGACGGCACCTCCCTGATGGACGTCACCCGGATCCTGCAGGCGATGCGGGCCTCGTCGAGCGGCGACGGCCTGTCGCTGGTGGTGCCGATCAGCAACCCCAACTACCACACGGCTGCGGGCGACGCGGTGAAGTGGGACTCCGCCAAGGCGTCGGCGCTCTTCGACAAGGTGAAGAACGACCAACCCCTCCAGTGA
- a CDS encoding glycosyltransferase, with translation MTEGFSVLMCVYRADDPEHLGEALRSVTVEQTRRPDQVVLVQDGPVPARLASTIEALVAGSQVPVDLVRLPDNRGLGVALTAGLARCRHDVVARMDADDIALPRRFEVQVPIVEQGVDVVGSGMLEIGRGRDDVVGRRVPPLTAEHIVASSRMAQPFNHPTVVYRRSAVAAAGGYQDFKQMEDYLLFARMIQGGARVANVAEPLLCYRVGEGAYARRGGWSMLRTELALQRRFLAMGFTTPAQCARNVLVRGVYRLVPEGIRKVAYRAIMARRGEHSR, from the coding sequence GTGACCGAGGGCTTCAGCGTCCTGATGTGCGTCTACCGCGCCGACGACCCCGAGCACCTGGGGGAGGCGCTGCGCTCGGTCACCGTCGAGCAGACGCGGCGCCCCGACCAGGTCGTGCTGGTGCAGGACGGGCCCGTGCCCGCCCGCCTGGCGTCGACCATCGAGGCGCTGGTGGCGGGCTCGCAGGTGCCGGTCGACCTGGTGCGCCTACCCGACAACCGTGGCCTGGGCGTCGCGCTGACCGCGGGGCTCGCCCGGTGCCGCCACGACGTGGTCGCGCGGATGGACGCCGACGACATCGCGCTGCCGCGGCGGTTCGAGGTGCAGGTGCCGATCGTCGAGCAGGGGGTCGACGTCGTCGGGTCCGGGATGCTCGAGATCGGCCGGGGGCGCGACGACGTGGTGGGGCGGCGGGTGCCCCCGCTGACCGCGGAGCACATCGTGGCGTCCTCCCGGATGGCGCAGCCCTTCAACCACCCGACGGTCGTCTACCGCCGCAGCGCCGTGGCGGCGGCCGGCGGCTACCAGGACTTCAAGCAGATGGAGGACTACCTGCTCTTCGCCCGGATGATCCAGGGCGGGGCGCGGGTGGCCAACGTGGCGGAGCCGCTGCTGTGCTACCGGGTGGGCGAGGGAGCGTATGCCCGCCGCGGTGGGTGGTCGATGCTGCGGACCGAGCTGGCGCTGCAGCGGAGGTTCCTCGCGATGGGGTTCACGACGCCGGCGCAGTGCGCCCGCAACGTGCTGGTGCGGGGGGTCTACCGGCTGGTGCCGGAGGGGATCCGCAAGGTGGCCTACCGGGCGATCATGGCGCGTCGGGGCGAGCACTCCCGCTGA
- a CDS encoding glycosyltransferase, whose translation MPDATTVVAVVVTWNRRELLRETLAALRAQTHRLARVVVVDNASDDGTGELLRDELAAGTGDLEVVTARHNTGGAGGFALGIRHALGDAGTACDALWLMDDDTVPTATALAELVRARDTHPLGTPAVVASRVVWTDGRDHPMNTPRPSPFATPRERAAAAAIGCVPVRSASFVSVLCDAAVVRERGLPVADYFLWNDDFEYSTRLVRGGHAIACPRSVVVHNTKTFGSTDADPGPRFYFEVRNKVWMWTRSRSLSPWEKAVYGGSSLLRWGRTVARSTDRAVLLAGLRRGLRDGVSRGPRPTEAVLDDAVGERR comes from the coding sequence ATGCCGGACGCGACCACCGTCGTCGCGGTCGTCGTCACCTGGAACCGCCGCGAGCTGCTGCGCGAGACGCTCGCCGCGCTGCGTGCCCAGACCCACCGGCTCGCCCGGGTCGTCGTGGTGGACAACGCCTCCGACGACGGCACCGGAGAGCTGCTGCGCGACGAGCTCGCCGCGGGGACAGGCGATCTGGAGGTCGTCACCGCGCGGCACAACACCGGCGGGGCGGGCGGCTTCGCGCTCGGCATACGGCACGCGCTGGGCGACGCGGGGACGGCCTGCGACGCGCTGTGGCTGATGGACGACGACACGGTCCCGACCGCCACGGCGCTCGCGGAGCTGGTGCGCGCCCGCGACACGCATCCGCTGGGGACGCCCGCGGTGGTGGCGAGCCGGGTCGTGTGGACCGACGGGCGGGACCACCCGATGAACACCCCGCGGCCGTCGCCCTTCGCGACGCCGAGGGAGCGGGCCGCGGCCGCCGCGATCGGGTGCGTGCCGGTGCGGTCGGCGTCCTTCGTGTCGGTGCTGTGCGACGCGGCCGTGGTGCGGGAGCGCGGGCTGCCGGTGGCCGACTACTTCCTGTGGAACGACGACTTCGAGTACTCCACCCGCCTGGTCCGGGGCGGGCACGCGATCGCCTGCCCGCGCTCGGTGGTGGTGCACAACACGAAGACCTTCGGGTCCACCGACGCCGACCCGGGGCCGCGCTTCTACTTCGAGGTGCGCAACAAGGTCTGGATGTGGACCCGCTCGCGGTCGCTGTCGCCGTGGGAGAAGGCGGTCTACGGCGGCTCGTCGCTGCTGCGGTGGGGGCGCACCGTGGCCCGCTCGACGGACCGGGCGGTGCTGCTCGCGGGGCTGCGGCGCGGCCTGCGGGACGGCGTCTCGCGCGGTCCCCGCCCGACCGAGGCCGTGCTCGACGACGCCGTGGGGGAGCGCCGGTGA
- a CDS encoding acyl-CoA dehydrogenase family protein translates to MASNTDFDLFKTSDEHEELRAMLREVVDEKIAPAAAEVDEKGIFPQVAYDALCQVDLQAPHVAEEYDGVGLDALGTCIVIEEVARGCASSSLIPAVNKLGSMPVILAGSEEVKRRYLPPMARGEAMFSYGLSEREAGSDTAGMRTRARRDGDDWILNGTKAWITNAGVSEYYTVLAVSDPDGRRGANVTAFVVEKGDEGFGFSEPEKKLGIKGSPTRELHLDNVRIGDDRRVGEVGEGLKIALRTLDHTRITIGAQAVGIAQGALDAALAYVKERRQFGKAIAEFQGMQFMLADMAMELEVARQMVYVAAAKSERGDQDLSFFGAAAKCFASDMAMKVTTDAVQALGGAGYTKDFPVERMMRDAKITQIYEGTNQVQRLVMARQILKG, encoded by the coding sequence GTGGCTTCCAACACCGACTTCGACCTCTTCAAGACCTCCGACGAGCACGAGGAGCTCCGCGCGATGCTGCGCGAGGTGGTCGACGAGAAGATCGCCCCCGCCGCCGCCGAGGTGGACGAGAAAGGGATCTTCCCCCAGGTCGCCTACGACGCGCTGTGCCAGGTGGACCTGCAGGCGCCGCACGTGGCCGAGGAGTACGACGGCGTGGGCCTGGACGCCCTCGGCACCTGCATCGTCATCGAGGAGGTCGCGCGCGGCTGCGCCTCGTCCTCGCTGATCCCGGCGGTCAACAAGCTCGGCTCCATGCCGGTGATCCTGGCCGGCTCGGAGGAGGTCAAGCGCCGCTACCTGCCGCCGATGGCGCGCGGCGAGGCGATGTTCTCCTACGGCCTGTCCGAGCGGGAGGCCGGGTCGGACACCGCGGGCATGCGCACCCGCGCCCGCCGTGACGGCGACGACTGGATCCTCAACGGCACCAAGGCGTGGATCACCAACGCCGGCGTCTCCGAGTACTACACCGTGCTCGCCGTCAGCGACCCCGACGGCCGCCGCGGCGCCAACGTCACCGCCTTCGTGGTGGAGAAGGGCGACGAGGGCTTCGGCTTCTCCGAGCCGGAGAAGAAGCTCGGGATCAAGGGCAGCCCCACCCGCGAGCTGCACCTCGACAACGTGCGCATCGGCGACGACCGCCGCGTCGGGGAGGTCGGCGAGGGCCTCAAGATCGCGCTGCGCACCCTCGACCACACCCGCATCACCATCGGCGCCCAGGCCGTCGGCATCGCCCAGGGAGCCCTCGACGCGGCGCTGGCCTACGTCAAGGAGCGCAGGCAGTTCGGCAAGGCGATCGCGGAGTTCCAGGGCATGCAGTTCATGCTCGCGGACATGGCCATGGAGCTGGAGGTGGCCCGGCAGATGGTCTACGTCGCGGCCGCCAAGTCCGAGCGCGGCGACCAGGACCTGTCCTTCTTCGGCGCCGCCGCCAAGTGCTTCGCCTCGGACATGGCGATGAAGGTCACCACCGACGCGGTGCAGGCCCTTGGCGGAGCCGGCTACACCAAGGACTTCCCCGTCGAGCGGATGATGCGCGACGCCAAGATCACCCAGATCTACGAGGGCACCAACCAGGTCCAGCGCCTCGTCATGGCCCGCCAGATCCTCAAGGGCTGA
- a CDS encoding cupin domain-containing protein, which yields MTEAVDRPALRRLVGDTEEFARDVWGRRPLLRPHAESGSDFSDVFGPDAVDELVSRRGLRAPFLRLAKDGTPLSDDLVTTAGGIGASVRDQVDDDALHREFAAGATIVAQGLHRTWPPLLELAQQLAVDLGHPVQVNAYITPPQSQGFADHYDVHDVFVLQTSGRKRWVLHQPVLPAPLRHHPWAARRSEVEEAARAEPVLDVTLEPGDVLYLPRGTIHAASTFGEVSSHVTIGVHTWTPYAAAEVITDLALARVAADPEVRRSLALGVDITTDTSGFETARDALVRAVQQLDDAAISRALAKRDESSRRLSPISPIAQVQAALDLAPGTTLRLRPHLQVRVEPVPADDEQLMLTSRLGMQRLPVAVRDAVDRALAGDAIRADELGVEVARTLLRAGVLLPA from the coding sequence GTGACGGAGGCCGTCGACCGTCCCGCGCTGCGCCGGCTCGTCGGGGACACCGAGGAGTTCGCGCGCGATGTGTGGGGACGGCGTCCCCTGCTGCGCCCGCACGCCGAGAGCGGGTCCGACTTCAGCGACGTCTTCGGCCCTGACGCCGTGGACGAGCTGGTGTCGCGACGTGGGCTGCGGGCGCCCTTCCTGCGCCTGGCCAAGGACGGCACCCCCCTCTCGGACGACCTCGTCACCACGGCGGGGGGCATCGGGGCGAGCGTGCGCGACCAGGTCGACGACGACGCCCTGCACCGGGAGTTCGCGGCCGGCGCGACGATCGTCGCCCAGGGCCTGCACCGCACCTGGCCGCCCCTGCTCGAGCTGGCCCAGCAGCTCGCGGTGGACCTCGGCCACCCAGTGCAGGTCAACGCCTACATCACGCCCCCGCAGAGCCAGGGCTTCGCCGACCACTACGACGTGCACGACGTCTTCGTGCTGCAGACCTCGGGTCGCAAGCGGTGGGTGCTGCACCAGCCGGTGCTGCCCGCGCCGCTGCGGCACCACCCGTGGGCGGCCCGCCGCTCGGAGGTGGAGGAGGCCGCGCGCGCCGAACCCGTCCTCGACGTCACCCTCGAGCCCGGCGACGTGCTCTACCTGCCGCGCGGGACGATCCATGCCGCGTCGACCTTCGGCGAGGTCTCCTCGCACGTCACCATCGGGGTGCACACCTGGACGCCGTATGCCGCCGCCGAGGTCATCACCGACCTCGCCCTCGCCCGGGTCGCGGCGGACCCCGAGGTGCGTCGCTCGTTGGCTCTCGGCGTGGACATCACCACCGACACCAGCGGCTTCGAGACCGCCCGCGACGCCCTGGTCCGCGCCGTGCAGCAGCTCGACGACGCCGCCATCAGCCGGGCCCTCGCCAAGCGCGACGAGTCCAGCAGGCGCCTGTCGCCCATCTCGCCGATCGCCCAGGTGCAGGCCGCGCTGGACCTGGCGCCGGGCACGACGCTACGGCTGCGCCCGCACCTGCAGGTGCGGGTCGAGCCGGTCCCGGCCGACGATGAGCAGCTCATGCTGACCAGCCGCCTGGGCATGCAGCGCCTGCCGGTGGCCGTCCGCGACGCCGTGGACCGGGCGCTCGCCGGCGACGCCATCAGGGCCGACGAGCTCGGCGTGGAGGTCGCGCGCACGCTGCTGCGAGCCGGGGTGCTCCTGCCCGCCTGA
- a CDS encoding alpha-amylase family protein: MRITETGDLWWKNAVIYSLDVEAYNDGNGDGVGDFNGLAGRIDYLAELGVTCLWLMPFFPSPDKDDGYDITDFYGVDPRLGSLGDFVEVTRTAHDRGIRVIIDLVINHTSDQHPWFTESRKSTDNPYRDWYVWRSDTPPDTSDKVVFPDQEDSIWEKDDKTGEWYLHNFYRFQPDLNIANPKVRDEILKIIGFWAELGVDGFRIDAVPFIFSTEGNRPEEKKAFGDPQDFLRDIRALVGRRIGDGIILGEVNIPYPDQYTYFGGEHGDGLTMQFDFIGMQATYLSLARQDPEPLLTALKARPTLSHGTQWANFLRNHDELTLDKLSDSERQEVFDAFGPEPEMQVYGRGLKRRLPSMLDGDPRRIRMAYSLLFSLPGTPSLFYGEEIGMGEVLSEEGRMAVRTPMQWTSQSSAGFSTAPVRKLVAPLPKDGYSPEHVNVADQRYDRESLYAFMRELIFRYRQHPELGWGRHEVLEQPHRSVLALRIRHEDSSVVTVHNLGAEGATVELTIEEEPGSVLVDIFGGDRCELQEDGRLQVVLDGYGFRWYGVHGPHDRRLY; the protein is encoded by the coding sequence ATGCGCATCACCGAGACCGGCGACCTGTGGTGGAAGAACGCCGTCATCTACAGCCTCGACGTCGAGGCCTACAACGACGGCAACGGTGACGGGGTCGGTGACTTCAACGGCCTGGCCGGCCGCATCGACTACCTCGCCGAGCTGGGCGTCACGTGCCTGTGGCTCATGCCCTTCTTCCCCTCGCCGGACAAGGACGACGGCTACGACATCACCGACTTCTACGGCGTCGACCCGCGGCTCGGCAGCCTGGGCGACTTCGTGGAGGTCACCCGCACCGCCCACGACCGCGGCATCCGCGTGATCATCGACCTGGTGATCAACCACACCTCGGACCAGCACCCGTGGTTCACGGAGTCCCGCAAGAGCACGGACAACCCCTACCGGGACTGGTACGTCTGGCGCTCGGACACCCCGCCGGACACCTCCGACAAGGTGGTCTTCCCCGACCAGGAGGACTCGATCTGGGAGAAGGACGACAAGACGGGGGAGTGGTACCTCCACAACTTCTACAGGTTCCAGCCCGACCTCAACATCGCCAACCCCAAGGTCCGCGACGAGATCCTCAAGATCATCGGCTTCTGGGCCGAGCTGGGGGTCGACGGCTTCCGCATCGACGCGGTGCCGTTCATCTTCTCCACGGAGGGCAACCGGCCCGAGGAGAAGAAGGCCTTCGGCGACCCGCAGGACTTCCTGCGCGACATCCGCGCCCTCGTCGGGCGTCGGATCGGGGACGGGATCATCCTCGGCGAGGTCAACATCCCCTACCCCGACCAGTACACCTACTTCGGGGGCGAGCACGGCGACGGCCTGACGATGCAGTTCGACTTCATCGGGATGCAGGCCACCTACCTGTCCCTGGCCCGCCAGGACCCGGAGCCGCTGCTCACGGCCCTCAAGGCCCGCCCGACGCTGTCCCACGGCACCCAGTGGGCCAACTTCCTGCGCAACCACGACGAGCTGACGCTGGACAAGCTGTCGGACTCCGAGCGTCAGGAGGTCTTCGACGCCTTCGGCCCCGAGCCCGAGATGCAGGTCTATGGCCGCGGCCTCAAGCGCCGGCTCCCGTCGATGCTCGACGGCGACCCCCGCCGGATCCGCATGGCCTACTCGCTGCTCTTCTCCCTGCCCGGCACCCCGTCCCTCTTCTACGGCGAGGAGATCGGGATGGGCGAGGTCCTCTCCGAGGAGGGCCGGATGGCGGTGCGCACCCCCATGCAGTGGACCTCCCAGTCGAGCGCAGGCTTCTCCACCGCCCCGGTCCGCAAGCTGGTGGCGCCGCTGCCCAAGGACGGCTACTCCCCGGAGCACGTCAACGTCGCCGACCAGAGGTACGACCGCGAGTCGCTGTACGCCTTCATGCGGGAGCTGATCTTCCGCTACCGCCAGCACCCCGAGCTCGGGTGGGGGCGGCACGAGGTGCTGGAGCAGCCGCACCGCTCGGTCCTGGCGCTGCGCATCCGCCACGAGGACAGCAGCGTGGTGACCGTGCACAACCTCGGCGCCGAGGGTGCCACCGTGGAGCTGACCATCGAGGAGGAGCCCGGCTCGGTCCTCGTGGACATCTTCGGCGGCGACCGCTGCGAGCTGCAGGAGGACGGCCGGCTGCAGGTGGTCCTCGACGGCTACGGCTTCCGGTGGTACGGCGTGCACGGCCCCCACGACCGCCGGTTGTACTGA
- a CDS encoding LLM class F420-dependent oxidoreductase: protein MKFGLFIPQGWRMDLVGIAPADQWETMKGLAEHADAGPWESLWVYDHFHTVPQPSDEATHEAWTLMAAFAAVTERVRLGQMCTCISYRNPAYLAKVAATVDVVSGGRVEMGIGAGWYEHEWRAYGYGFPRAGERIAALAEGVEVMRQMWTQGRATLHGTHVQVDGALCAPRPLQGTSHPGSAHNGIPMWVAGGGEKKTLRIAAEHADATNFDGTEEGFAHKSEVLQGHCRDLGRPYDEIVRSANYNVVVGRDDAEVRERLDRYRDQMLRAGVPADRADRMREDQAGQPLVGTPEQINETLDRLERLGMTYAITYFAEAAYDRSGIELFEREVVAGR, encoded by the coding sequence GTGAAGTTCGGACTGTTCATCCCCCAGGGCTGGCGCATGGACCTCGTCGGGATCGCGCCGGCCGACCAGTGGGAGACCATGAAGGGCCTGGCCGAGCACGCGGACGCGGGCCCGTGGGAGTCGCTGTGGGTCTACGACCACTTCCACACCGTGCCGCAGCCGTCGGACGAGGCGACCCACGAGGCGTGGACGCTGATGGCGGCCTTCGCCGCGGTCACCGAGCGGGTCCGGCTCGGGCAGATGTGCACCTGCATCAGCTACCGCAACCCGGCCTACCTCGCCAAGGTCGCCGCGACCGTCGACGTGGTCTCCGGCGGCCGGGTCGAGATGGGCATCGGCGCCGGGTGGTACGAGCACGAGTGGCGCGCCTACGGCTACGGCTTCCCCCGCGCCGGCGAGCGGATCGCCGCGCTGGCCGAGGGGGTCGAGGTCATGCGCCAGATGTGGACCCAGGGACGCGCCACGCTGCACGGCACCCACGTCCAGGTGGACGGGGCGCTGTGCGCGCCGCGACCGTTGCAGGGCACCTCCCACCCCGGGTCGGCGCACAACGGCATCCCGATGTGGGTGGCCGGCGGTGGCGAGAAGAAGACGCTGCGGATCGCGGCCGAGCACGCCGACGCCACCAACTTCGACGGCACCGAGGAGGGTTTCGCCCACAAGAGCGAGGTCCTGCAGGGGCACTGCCGCGACCTCGGCAGGCCGTATGACGAGATCGTGCGCTCGGCCAACTACAACGTGGTCGTCGGACGGGACGACGCCGAGGTGCGCGAGCGGCTCGACCGCTACCGTGACCAGATGCTGCGCGCCGGGGTGCCCGCCGACCGCGCCGACAGGATGCGCGAGGACCAGGCCGGGCAGCCGCTCGTGGGCACCCCGGAGCAGATCAACGAGACGCTGGACCGCCTGGAGCGGCTCGGCATGACCTACGCCATCACCTACTTCGCCGAGGCGGCCTACGACCGCAGCGGCATCGAGCTCTTCGAGCGGGAGGTCGTGGCCGGGCGCTGA